A genomic segment from Gossypium hirsutum isolate 1008001.06 chromosome D04, Gossypium_hirsutum_v2.1, whole genome shotgun sequence encodes:
- the LOC107899408 gene encoding RNA-binding protein CP33, chloroplastic codes for MSAPTLSMAAGVAAVSSSLYNNTKPSSLFSSSIHFLPSRLSSKQLKPSNLKTQSLNSLPLSLNLSLPRLPCFSAAFDSFQVNEDDQSSGEEYSETETQDLEEQRQQEEAEEDKVSESGGEEGKLYVGNLPYSMTSSELTEIFSEAGSVAKVEIVYDRVTDRSRGFGFVTMGSVDEAKEAIRLFDGSQVGGRTVKVNFPEVPRGGEREVMGPRIRRSYTSFIDSPYKIYAGNLGWRVTSEGLRDAFDSQPGLLSAKVIYEKDTGRSRGFGFISFESAETVESALTATNGVEVEGRPLRLNMAADRAPRTPLPAENSLESSELVSGVTV; via the exons ATGTCAGCTCCTACACTCTCCATGGCAGCCGGTGTTGCAGCTGTCTCTTCTTCACTCTACAATAACACCAAACCCtcctctcttttttcttcatcAATTCACTTCCTTCCTTCAAGACTTAGCTCTAAGCAGTTAAAACCTTCCAACCTCAAAACCCAAAGCCTCAATTCCCTTCCTTTGTCTCTTAACTTATCTCTCCCACGTCTGCCCTGCTTTTCAGCAGCTTTTGACAGCTTTCAAGTTAATGAAGATGACCAAAGCAGTGGAGAAGAATACTCAGAAACAGAAACTCAAGACCTTGAAGAACAACGACAACAAGAGGAAGCTGAAGAAGATAAGGTTTCAGAGTCTGGCGGTGAAGAAGGAAAGTTGTATGTTGGGAATTTGCCTTATTCAATGACTTCTTCTGAGTTAACTGAGATTTTTAGTGAGGCTGGTAGTGTTGCTAAAGTGGAG aTTGTTTATGATCGAGTTACGGATAGGAGCAGGGGATTTGGCTTTGTAACAATGGGGAGCGTTGATGAGGCCAAAGAAGCAATTAGACTGTTTGATGGATCT CAAGTCGGAGGTCGGACAGTGAAGGTGAACTTCCCGGAGGTCCCAAGAGGAGGTGAGAGGGAAGTAATGGGACCAAGGATTCGGAGAAGTTACACAAGCTTTATCGACAGCCCTTACAAGATCTATGCGGGAAACCTAGGTTGGCGTGTCACTTCAGAAGGTCTCAGAGACGCATTTGATAGCCAACCAGGCTTGTTGAGTGCTAAAGTCATCTATGAAAAGGACACAGGAAGGTCTCGTGGTTTCGGATTCATTTCCTTTGAGTCAGCAGAGACCGTTGAGTCTGCGCTAACTGCCACGAATGGAGTG GAGGTTGAAGGTCGACCTCTACGATTAAATATGGCTGCAGATAGAGCTCCACGTACTCCTTTGCCTGCCGAAAATAGTCTTGAAAGCAGCGAATTGGTTTCAGGCGTCACTGTTTGA